A section of the Polynucleobacter sp. AP-Sving-400A-A2 genome encodes:
- a CDS encoding lipoprotein → MIAILKRTLGIGLLISLVGCGVRGPLYLPNVPPAPSPPAEPEPKGKLYPHQSPVTTNPSPAKQ, encoded by the coding sequence ATGATAGCGATTCTTAAAAGAACTCTTGGTATTGGCCTTCTAATATCCCTTGTTGGATGTGGGGTTAGAGGGCCCCTATATTTACCAAATGTGCCGCCAGCACCTAGTCCTCCTGCTGAGCCAGAGCCTAAAGGCAAGCTCTATCCACACCAAAGCCCTGTTACAACTAACCCATCACCAGCCAAGCAATGA
- a CDS encoding secretin and TonB N-terminal domain-containing protein → MTELLQVLAKMGDTNFLLSESIQGKISVDLKDTPWQTVLHSILASRGLRLVRNDDIYWIGPHAEIQSFQKFRREDAALPFGGDHINSPRQILIEARIVEADQRFARELGVKLGFQANGIGNHPDQSASANLDLSGTGLAGFNPATLAATLVSKNAARLLQMELSALESDGQGKILSNPRIMTGDQVKATIEQGTELPYQVSSQSGSKLQFRKANLRLEVLPKIHPDGKISMLVGINKDTIGMKTEQGYAIDTKNLSSEVTVENGGTAIIGGIFQTTERDDEIKVPLLGDIPLIGHLFRHKSKLADKTELLVFLTPTVLDKH, encoded by the coding sequence ATGACTGAACTTTTGCAGGTTTTGGCCAAAATGGGGGATACCAACTTCCTCCTCAGTGAATCTATTCAGGGCAAAATCTCAGTCGACCTCAAGGACACCCCCTGGCAAACTGTCCTCCATTCCATATTGGCTAGCCGAGGATTGCGCCTTGTCCGCAATGACGATATTTACTGGATTGGTCCTCATGCAGAAATTCAAAGTTTTCAAAAATTTCGTCGGGAGGATGCTGCCCTCCCTTTTGGAGGCGATCACATTAATAGCCCTCGCCAGATTCTGATTGAAGCTCGCATTGTCGAAGCTGATCAGCGTTTTGCCCGTGAACTTGGCGTGAAGTTGGGATTTCAAGCCAATGGTATTGGCAATCATCCAGACCAAAGCGCAAGCGCAAACCTTGATCTCTCGGGCACTGGCTTGGCTGGATTCAACCCAGCCACCTTGGCTGCCACTCTGGTATCCAAGAATGCGGCCCGACTCTTGCAAATGGAGCTCTCAGCACTCGAGTCCGATGGCCAGGGCAAGATTCTCTCGAACCCCCGCATCATGACTGGCGATCAGGTTAAAGCCACGATTGAGCAAGGAACTGAACTACCCTACCAAGTCAGCTCTCAGAGCGGGAGCAAATTGCAGTTTCGTAAAGCCAATTTACGCCTCGAAGTCTTACCCAAGATTCATCCTGATGGAAAGATCTCCATGTTGGTGGGGATCAATAAAGACACCATTGGCATGAAAACTGAACAGGGCTATGCGATTGACACTAAAAATCTCAGCTCTGAGGTCACAGTTGAAAATGGGGGTACGGCCATTATTGGAGGCATCTTTCAAACCACTGAACGCGATGACGAGATCAAAGTGCCACTCCTAGGCGATATTCCATTGATCGGGCATTTATTTCGCCATAAATCCAAATTGGCAGATAAAACTGAACTATTAGTCTTCTTAACCCCCACCGTGCTAGACAAACACTAA
- a CDS encoding transposase: MVRQARTIIPGQAMHVMVRGNNRETLFFGNVDRRIYLDWLREAAKQFGSAVHAFALMPNHVHLLVTPKNADSLAKTMQSLGRRYAQYFNQQQHRSGTIWEGRYRSSLIDPDYFLRCQRFIELNPVRSGFESSSQASTWTSFASHIGDNAEPWLVDHQHFWNLGNTPFERQMRWAAFVKEGAPHWEDQQITEALVRSKPWISDSYAKKLFKDNPEQVLIRRRGRPKKININ; encoded by the coding sequence ATGGTAAGGCAAGCGCGCACCATTATTCCCGGTCAAGCAATGCATGTGATGGTCCGCGGCAATAATCGAGAAACACTTTTTTTTGGTAATGTAGATCGCCGCATCTATTTAGATTGGTTACGAGAGGCTGCCAAGCAATTTGGTAGTGCGGTACATGCATTTGCCTTGATGCCAAATCATGTGCACCTCTTAGTCACTCCCAAGAATGCTGATTCGCTCGCAAAAACAATGCAATCTCTAGGCAGGCGTTATGCCCAGTATTTCAATCAACAGCAGCATCGGTCGGGAACAATTTGGGAGGGGCGCTACCGCTCCTCCTTAATAGACCCCGATTATTTTTTACGCTGCCAACGCTTCATTGAGCTCAATCCTGTGCGGTCTGGTTTTGAATCAAGCTCACAGGCTTCGACATGGACTAGTTTTGCTTCCCACATTGGCGACAATGCAGAGCCTTGGCTGGTAGACCATCAGCACTTTTGGAACTTGGGTAATACTCCTTTTGAGAGGCAAATGAGATGGGCGGCATTTGTGAAAGAGGGTGCACCTCACTGGGAAGATCAGCAAATTACCGAGGCTCTAGTCAGATCTAAGCCTTGGATCAGCGATAGTTACGCAAAAAAGCTGTTTAAAGACAATCCTGAGCAGGTATTAATACGACGCCGTGGACGGCCTAAAAAAATTAATATCAACTAA
- a CDS encoding penicillin-binding protein 1A, with protein MALPPKDKPPLNQRFNRQPDRRPGQQRAERFSPNKSGSNPLIKAMLVIGVFFAVIFTLMLGYAFLIAKPNLPKISALVDYNPKTPLRIYTADKVLIGEFGEERRKVIPLNEIPMSMRNAVLAIEDDRFYSHGGVDYVGILRATLTNLRGNLSQGASTITMQVARNFFLSNEKTFSRKIYEVLLAWEIESQLSKDKILEIYMNQIFLGQRAYGFSSAAQIYFGKDLKDITIAESAMLAGLPKAPSAYNPVSNFRRAKIRQEYILQRMRDLSYITPEQYQIAMAEELHIRGLGNEFSTRADFPAEMVRQLLITQYGEAIYSQGIDVYTTILKADQDAAYKAVRRGIFEYDLRHAYRGPEGFIDLPEDTVKRQRAIDEALLAYPQLDDLQSGVVLDIKPKEMQVMISTGDTITIKGESMKLAAAALTDSTQPKKRLRPGAIVRLLSDGGVWKLAQLPQVEAAFVSMNAETGAILSLVGGFDFRRNKFNHVTQAQRQPGSSFKPFIYAAAIEKGFSPSTMVNDAPLSIGGLETGSQAWEPKNYDGKYEGLMRLRTALAKSKNLVSVRLIRTIGPSYAQDYIQRFGFEAEKHPPYLTMALGAGSVTPLQMASAYSVFANGGYRVDPYLINKMTDSKGAVLFEAKPTHAREDAPRVLDARTSFVMDSMLQEVTKTGTAASARAKLGRNDIAGKTGTTNDSHDAWFAGYNPKVVAIAWIGFDKPASLGDRETGGGLALPMWISYMSTALRDEPQQAREVPAGVTQVDGDWFIPEFSNNGGVRELQ; from the coding sequence ATGGCACTACCCCCAAAAGACAAGCCGCCTTTAAACCAGAGGTTTAACCGACAGCCTGATAGACGTCCCGGTCAGCAAAGAGCGGAGCGTTTCTCGCCCAATAAATCGGGAAGCAATCCCCTAATTAAGGCGATGTTGGTTATTGGCGTGTTTTTTGCAGTGATATTTACATTAATGCTGGGCTATGCTTTTTTAATAGCAAAGCCGAATTTGCCGAAGATCTCGGCATTGGTTGATTACAACCCCAAAACACCATTGCGCATTTATACGGCAGACAAAGTCTTGATAGGAGAGTTTGGGGAGGAGCGTCGCAAGGTAATTCCCTTAAACGAAATCCCAATGAGTATGCGTAATGCAGTGCTAGCTATCGAAGATGATCGCTTTTACTCTCATGGTGGAGTGGATTATGTAGGTATCCTGAGGGCAACCCTTACCAATTTACGCGGCAATCTTTCCCAAGGCGCCTCAACCATCACAATGCAGGTGGCGAGAAACTTCTTCCTGAGTAATGAGAAAACTTTCAGTCGTAAGATTTATGAGGTTCTCCTAGCCTGGGAAATTGAGTCCCAATTAAGTAAAGATAAGATTCTTGAGATTTATATGAATCAGATCTTTTTGGGGCAAAGAGCGTATGGATTTTCTAGTGCAGCTCAAATTTACTTTGGTAAAGATTTAAAAGACATTACGATCGCTGAATCAGCGATGTTGGCTGGCTTGCCAAAAGCACCATCGGCATATAACCCCGTGAGCAACTTCCGGCGCGCCAAGATTCGACAGGAATATATTTTGCAGCGAATGCGTGATTTATCGTACATCACGCCTGAGCAATATCAAATCGCCATGGCTGAAGAATTACATATCCGCGGCCTTGGCAATGAATTTAGTACTCGCGCAGATTTTCCTGCTGAGATGGTTCGTCAGCTCCTGATTACGCAATATGGCGAGGCAATCTACTCGCAGGGAATAGATGTATACACCACGATCTTGAAGGCAGACCAAGACGCAGCATACAAAGCGGTACGTCGTGGTATTTTTGAGTACGACTTACGTCATGCATATCGTGGTCCCGAGGGCTTCATTGATTTGCCTGAAGATACGGTGAAGCGTCAACGTGCAATTGATGAAGCTTTGTTGGCTTATCCACAGTTGGATGATTTACAGTCCGGCGTTGTGCTCGATATTAAGCCAAAAGAAATGCAGGTGATGATTTCTACTGGAGATACGATCACCATAAAGGGCGAGAGTATGAAGCTTGCCGCCGCCGCTTTAACTGATAGCACTCAACCAAAAAAACGTTTGCGTCCTGGTGCGATTGTTAGGTTGCTGTCGGACGGTGGGGTTTGGAAGTTGGCGCAATTACCTCAAGTCGAAGCTGCCTTTGTTTCAATGAATGCTGAGACGGGCGCGATCCTCTCTTTAGTAGGCGGCTTTGATTTCCGTCGAAACAAATTTAATCACGTCACTCAGGCTCAACGCCAACCGGGCTCTTCTTTCAAGCCATTTATTTATGCCGCTGCGATTGAGAAAGGTTTTTCTCCAAGCACGATGGTCAATGATGCTCCGCTATCTATAGGTGGCTTGGAAACAGGCAGTCAAGCTTGGGAGCCAAAGAACTACGACGGGAAGTATGAAGGTTTAATGCGTTTACGCACCGCTTTGGCAAAATCCAAAAACTTGGTTTCAGTGCGATTAATTCGTACTATCGGACCATCTTATGCTCAAGACTATATTCAACGCTTTGGGTTTGAAGCAGAGAAGCACCCACCTTATTTAACAATGGCTTTAGGTGCAGGCTCTGTTACACCATTGCAAATGGCATCTGCTTACAGTGTTTTTGCTAATGGGGGCTATCGCGTAGATCCCTATTTAATTAATAAGATGACGGACTCAAAAGGTGCGGTGCTGTTTGAGGCCAAGCCTACTCATGCGCGCGAAGATGCGCCTCGCGTGCTAGATGCAAGAACTTCTTTTGTGATGGACAGTATGTTGCAAGAGGTTACGAAAACTGGCACTGCAGCCAGTGCGAGAGCGAAATTAGGCCGGAATGATATCGCTGGTAAAACAGGTACTACCAATGACTCGCACGATGCTTGGTTTGCGGGATATAACCCAAAGGTTGTAGCAATTGCTTGGATTGGCTTTGATAAGCCTGCAAGTTTAGGTGATCGTGAAACTGGTGGAGGCCTTGCTTTACCAATGTGGATTTCATATATGAGTACCGCCTTGAGGGATGAGCCACAACAAGCACGCGAAGTGCCTGCAGGCGTTACCCAGGTGGATGGCGATTGGTTTATCCCTGAGTTTTCTAATAATGGCGGTGTGCGCGAACTGCAGTAG
- a CDS encoding shikimate kinase — translation MNSSSNNIFLIGLMGAGKSTVGKLLAKKLGRRFLDADHVIEDRCGVKIPVIFEMEGEDGFRKREAQAIKDITAEHDVILATGGGAVLLSENRQLLGERGTVIYLHANPMELWHRTKGGEGRPLLKNGDAKKILENLYAIRDPLYREIADYVIETGKPSVNQLVNTLIMQLELSA, via the coding sequence GTGAACTCTTCATCCAACAATATCTTTCTCATTGGCCTCATGGGCGCTGGGAAGTCGACCGTCGGTAAATTGCTAGCTAAGAAATTGGGGCGTCGCTTTTTAGATGCTGACCATGTGATTGAAGATCGTTGTGGGGTCAAGATTCCCGTCATCTTCGAAATGGAAGGTGAAGATGGCTTTCGCAAGCGTGAGGCTCAGGCTATCAAGGACATCACCGCCGAACATGATGTCATTTTGGCAACTGGTGGCGGCGCTGTACTTCTGTCTGAGAATCGTCAGCTCCTCGGCGAAAGAGGAACAGTGATTTATCTCCACGCCAATCCCATGGAGCTGTGGCATCGCACTAAAGGTGGTGAAGGTAGGCCCCTACTCAAGAATGGCGATGCAAAAAAGATTCTAGAAAATCTCTACGCTATTCGCGATCCTTTGTATCGCGAAATCGCTGACTACGTTATTGAGACCGGAAAACCCAGCGTCAATCAGCTAGTCAATACTTTAATCATGCAACTCGAACTCTCCGCATAA
- the aroB gene encoding 3-dehydroquinate synthase, producing MKTLEVDLGNRSYPIHIGTDLIDQTELFSACEKSTSIYIVTNTTVAPLYAERLTKTLEKLGKPVRTIVLPDGESYKDWKNLQLIFDDLLKFGADRQTMLVALGGGVIGDMTGFAAASFMRGIRFIQVPTTLLAQVDSSVGGKTGINHPLGKNMIGAFHQPAAVIADLITLRTLPARELSAGLAEVVKHGAIADAEFLSWIEANAKALLACDTEAMAHAVLRSCEIKSAVVSADEREGGIRATLNFGHTFGHAIEAGMGYGEWLHGEAVGCGMVMGADLSRRLNFITQDEANRLTQIILSMNLPIAPPKFGAQRYMELMQVDKKTEGGQIRYVVLEKIGKAQIKSVPDAQVIETLTATGAA from the coding sequence ATGAAAACATTAGAAGTTGATCTAGGCAATCGTAGCTACCCCATTCATATTGGTACAGATTTAATCGATCAAACAGAATTATTTAGCGCCTGTGAAAAATCAACATCGATTTATATTGTGACTAATACGACTGTTGCCCCTTTATATGCAGAGCGTCTCACCAAGACTTTAGAGAAACTAGGCAAGCCTGTCAGAACGATTGTCTTGCCTGACGGCGAGTCTTATAAAGACTGGAAAAATCTTCAGTTAATTTTTGATGACCTCCTCAAGTTTGGCGCTGATCGTCAAACTATGTTGGTAGCTTTAGGTGGTGGCGTAATTGGAGATATGACTGGCTTTGCTGCTGCCAGCTTTATGCGCGGCATTCGTTTTATTCAAGTCCCAACAACTTTGCTGGCTCAGGTGGACTCCTCTGTTGGTGGCAAGACGGGTATTAACCATCCGCTCGGAAAAAACATGATCGGGGCTTTTCATCAGCCAGCAGCGGTTATTGCCGATCTCATTACTTTGAGGACCTTACCCGCACGCGAACTCTCTGCTGGCCTGGCTGAAGTGGTTAAGCATGGTGCGATTGCAGATGCTGAGTTCTTAAGCTGGATTGAAGCAAATGCAAAGGCATTGCTAGCCTGCGATACCGAAGCAATGGCACATGCAGTGCTGCGATCTTGCGAAATTAAATCAGCCGTAGTGTCAGCCGATGAAAGAGAAGGTGGTATTCGTGCCACATTGAATTTCGGGCATACCTTTGGCCATGCAATCGAAGCAGGTATGGGCTATGGAGAGTGGTTGCATGGTGAAGCGGTTGGCTGTGGCATGGTCATGGGAGCAGACCTCTCAAGACGCCTGAATTTCATCACTCAAGATGAGGCCAACCGTCTCACTCAAATCATTCTGTCCATGAATTTGCCGATTGCACCACCCAAGTTTGGCGCACAGCGTTATATGGAATTAATGCAAGTAGATAAAAAGACTGAGGGCGGACAAATCCGCTACGTCGTTTTAGAAAAGATTGGTAAAGCCCAAATTAAAAGCGTTCCCGATGCTCAGGTTATCGAAACCCTAACAGCGACCGGGGCAGCTTAA
- the cyaY gene encoding iron donor protein CyaY, whose product MSLKRMIEYSMQDSNMKPGNLTVETIDDKQFHQLGSNLLESIEVALEAADDALDLDLDVERQGGNVINIRFRDRSVIVVNTQPPLHEIWVAAKSGGYHYRWAGTLASPLWLDTKTGREILGDLSEFASAQAGQTITIDLLQK is encoded by the coding sequence ATGTCTCTAAAACGAATGATTGAATATAGCATGCAGGACTCTAATATGAAGCCAGGTAATTTAACTGTAGAAACGATTGACGATAAGCAATTTCATCAGTTGGGTAGTAATTTATTGGAGTCGATAGAAGTAGCCCTAGAAGCCGCAGACGATGCGCTAGACCTCGATCTGGATGTGGAGCGCCAGGGTGGGAACGTGATCAATATTCGGTTCAGAGATCGCAGCGTGATAGTAGTCAACACCCAGCCCCCTCTTCACGAGATATGGGTAGCGGCTAAATCTGGCGGTTATCACTACCGTTGGGCGGGTACTTTAGCTTCCCCACTGTGGCTGGATACCAAAACTGGGCGCGAAATACTAGGCGATTTATCAGAATTTGCTAGTGCTCAAGCAGGCCAAACGATCACTATTGACCTACTTCAGAAATAA